The following are from one region of the Variovorax sp. V213 genome:
- a CDS encoding endonuclease/exonuclease/phosphatase family protein yields the protein MQYIPPNYATLFVATCNLLNLANPHRVYYENQDPYDEREYERKIDWTGERFRALNADVLAVQEVWDESALKAAIARSGLRYDFVAVPGAENTPPHNGAEGTPRVGIATRLQVDRVQSFVDFPPGFGVEVPGLGPHSRFERPPLLVTLRMKHGQQVHVLTVHLKSKRPKFLQDAQGNALEDREDRKVGVMASLRSLVMRGAEAAALRCIVLDLLQGTNTPLVVMGDFNDDPHSVTTQLVAATSEVAYDKAARDVALFNAYEMQGESALKKDVAYSHIHQGFPAVLDQIFVSEEFVTTSRNSLGDVRRVDYFNDHLHEGRDRSRSDHGFVRALLRLRTD from the coding sequence ATGCAATACATCCCGCCCAACTACGCCACGCTCTTCGTCGCCACCTGCAACCTGCTGAATCTCGCGAACCCGCACCGCGTGTACTACGAGAACCAGGACCCGTACGACGAACGCGAATACGAGCGCAAGATCGACTGGACCGGCGAGCGCTTTCGTGCACTCAATGCCGACGTGCTCGCGGTGCAGGAAGTCTGGGACGAAAGCGCGCTGAAAGCCGCCATTGCGCGCAGCGGCTTGCGCTACGACTTCGTCGCGGTGCCCGGTGCCGAGAACACGCCGCCGCACAACGGCGCAGAGGGCACGCCGCGGGTCGGCATTGCCACGCGGCTGCAGGTGGACCGCGTGCAATCGTTTGTCGACTTTCCGCCTGGCTTCGGGGTCGAGGTGCCGGGCCTCGGCCCGCATTCGCGCTTCGAGCGCCCGCCGCTTCTGGTCACGCTGCGCATGAAGCACGGGCAGCAAGTGCACGTGCTCACGGTGCACCTCAAGTCGAAGCGGCCCAAGTTCCTGCAGGATGCGCAAGGCAATGCCTTGGAAGACCGCGAGGACCGGAAAGTCGGCGTGATGGCGTCGCTGCGCTCGCTCGTCATGCGCGGCGCCGAGGCAGCTGCCCTGCGCTGCATCGTGCTCGATCTGCTGCAGGGCACGAACACGCCGCTGGTGGTGATGGGCGACTTCAACGACGACCCGCACAGCGTCACCACGCAACTGGTGGCCGCCACCTCCGAAGTGGCCTACGACAAGGCCGCGCGCGACGTGGCGCTTTTCAACGCCTACGAGATGCAGGGCGAATCGGCGCTCAAGAAAGACGTGGCCTACTCGCACATCCACCAGGGCTTTCCGGCCGTGCTCGACCAGATCTTCGTGAGCGAAGAGTTCGTGACCACGAGCCGCAACAGCCTGGGCGACGTGCGCAGGGTCGACTATTTCAACGACCACCTGCACGAAGGGCGCGACCGCTCGCGCTCGGACCACGGCTTTGTGCGCGCCCTGCTCCGGCTGCGCACGGACTGA